CGCCGCCGCGCTCAAGCTCGCGCAACGACTCGGCCCGGACGACGTGGTCGTCGTGCTCCTGCCCGACGGCGGCCGCGGCTACCTGGGCAAGGTGTTCAACGACCGGTGGATGGCCGGCTACGGCTTCCTCGAGCCGGACTCCTCCGGCGCCACGGTCGGCGACGTGCTCCGCGCCAAGACCGGGTCGCTGCCCGACCTCGTGCACACGCACCCGAACGAGACGGTCGCCGAGGCCGTTGCCATCCTGTCCGAGTTCGACGTCAGCCAGATGCCGGTCGTCAGCGCCGAACCGCCGGTGATGGCGGGCGAGGTGGTCGGCGCGGTCAACGAGCGGGAGCTGCTGGAGGCCCTGTTCACCGGGAAGGCCCAGCTCGCGGACCGGCTGGACAAGCACATGTCGCCGCCGCTGCCGACGATCGGCGCGAGCGAGGGCGTCGGCGCCGCGATGAAGGCGCTCTCCGGTGCCGATGGCGCGCTCGTTCTGGTCGACGGCAAGCCCGCCGGCGTGCTGACCAGGCACGACCTCCTGGGCTTCCTCGCCGGACGCTGAACCGGGTTTCATCGCACGGAACCGCCGGGGCGTTACGAGCGTCCACCAGTCGCATCCGATAGCGTGTGGCCACCCAGACCAACGTGAACACATACTGTCATTCCTCTCGAGGGGGTTCAAGACCCACATGAGCGCTCCGCAGCCGCCCAACCAGCCGTGGGGTGGCGGTCAGCCGCCTCAGGGTCCGCCGAGCGGTCCCCAGCAACAGTCAGACAACCCGTTCGACTCCTCCGAACCGACCCAGGTCGTGCAGCCCGGCGAGTCGCAGCAGCCGTCCGAGGGTGGTTCGTTCGGTGAGACCGCGGAGCCGACTCAGGTGGTGCAGCCCGATGGCGACCCGAACGCCACGCAGAAGGTCAACCCGGGCGAGACGTCGGGCGCGGAGTCCACGCAGCTGATGCCCCCGGGCTCGCAGTCGCCCGGCATCCCGTACGCGCCGCCGCCCAGCGCGGCCGACAACCCGGGCGCGGTGAACCCGCAGCAGGGCTTCGCGCAGCAGGGCTTCGGTCAGCAGGGTTTCGGCCAGCAGCAGCCCGGGTTCGGGCAGCAGCAGCCCGGTCCGTACGGCCAGCCGCCGCAGGGCTACGGCCCGCCCTCGCAGCCGGGTGGCTTCGCCCAGCCGACGCAGAATTTCGCGACGCCGGGTTACGGCCGACCGGGTGGCGGCGCCGGGAACAACGCGCTGTTCGGTTACATCGCCGGTGGTGTCGCCGCGCTGCTGGGCCTGATCGCCGCCATCCTGGTGCTGGTCGATTTCGGTGACGCGAGCAACTACGCCAAGCTCTACGACACCGTCAAGGAGCAGGCCTCGAACCTCGGGCTGCCGAGCCCGGGCCTGATCTGGTTCTACCTGATCATGATCTTGGTCGGTTCCCTCGCGGCACTGGCCGGTGGTGTGCTCATCGCGCTGGCCGGCCGGGTCAGCGCCGCGCTCCGGAAGATCGCACCGATCCTGACCGCGGTCGGCGGCTTCCTGCTGCTGCTGTTCGCCATCCTCTTCATGACCGCGTTCCCGAGCCGGGTGGACGTGCCCGGCAAGGCGATCATGTACCTGATCTTCGGGATCATCCTGCTGGCGATCGGCGTCCTGGGTCTCGTCCCGGGGACGAAGCAGTTCGTCGGCCTCGGCGAGGGCGGCGGCGGGCAGGCCGGCCCGGGCGGCTTCGGTGGCCCCGGCGGGTTCGGCGGTCCGCCGAGCGGCGGGTTCCCGCAGCCCGGTCACCCGGGTCAGTTCGGGCAGCCGCAGTACGGTCAGCCGGGCGGGCCGAACCCGGCCAGCGGTGGTTTCCCGCAGCCCGGCCAGTACGGCCAGCAGCCCGGATACGGCCAGCCGGGGCAATACGGCCAGCCGGGGCAATACGGCCAGCCGGGGCAGTTCGGCCAGCCGGGCCAGCCGGGCCAGTACGGCCAGCAGCCGGGTTACGGGCAGCCGCAGCCCGGTCAGTACGGGCAGCAGCCCGGATACGGCCAGCCGCCGCAGCAGCCGCAGCAGCCGGGCCCCTACGGGCAGCCCGGTCAGCAGCCGCCGCAGCAGTGGTGATCCGCTGAGTTCTCCCGTCGATGCCCCCGGCCCGGTGCCGGGGGCATCGGCTTGTGCCCGGCTGGTGCCGGCCCCCGTGCCGGCGTCGCTAGGGTGAGCGCCGACCCGATTCGATCCCCTGGGGGCGCCGTGACCAGACGCGACGACCACGAGCCGCGTCCCAGTGCCGTGACCGCGACCCTCGC
The sequence above is a segment of the Amycolatopsis viridis genome. Coding sequences within it:
- a CDS encoding DUF4064 domain-containing protein; this encodes MQPGESQQPSEGGSFGETAEPTQVVQPDGDPNATQKVNPGETSGAESTQLMPPGSQSPGIPYAPPPSAADNPGAVNPQQGFAQQGFGQQGFGQQQPGFGQQQPGPYGQPPQGYGPPSQPGGFAQPTQNFATPGYGRPGGGAGNNALFGYIAGGVAALLGLIAAILVLVDFGDASNYAKLYDTVKEQASNLGLPSPGLIWFYLIMILVGSLAALAGGVLIALAGRVSAALRKIAPILTAVGGFLLLLFAILFMTAFPSRVDVPGKAIMYLIFGIILLAIGVLGLVPGTKQFVGLGEGGGGQAGPGGFGGPGGFGGPPSGGFPQPGHPGQFGQPQYGQPGGPNPASGGFPQPGQYGQQPGYGQPGQYGQPGQYGQPGQFGQPGQPGQYGQQPGYGQPQPGQYGQQPGYGQPPQQPQQPGPYGQPGQQPPQQW